The sequence TTGATTTTGCTTTAGCAGCAGCTATGTATATTAAAACCAAAAACGTCATGATGTTTCTCGGTGTTCTGGTTATTACCATTGCGATTACCAACATTTTACCAGCATTTTATTGAGTTTGAATCATGGATAAATATTACATCCCTAAGCATTTAGATGCACCTGTAAAAATATTATTTTTTACGCTTGATGAATTTATTTTGTCGGTAGTTCCTTGTCTATTTTTTATTTTTATAGGCATGCCGTTGCTTGGGATCATATTTTTTGTAGGCGCGCTTATTGGTATTAAAAAACTAAAAGGCGAGCAGGGGCTTTCCTATTTAAAAGCACTGGCTTATTGGCACTTGCCAGCATTTACAGTTTTTTATGTAACACCACCTTCTAATCAACGTTTTTACTTAGGATAAATGTATGAAAAAAAGAATTGCTGATACTTTGCGTCAAAAGCTCTTGCAAGAGCGAAATTTGGCGACATTTTTTGGGATAGGGGGGTTGTTGTTCGCCTTTATTGAACTGCTCATTATTTTAAAAATTTGTACACATCAAACGGTCGTGGTGACACCGCCGGTCGTGAATGAAAGTTTTTGGGTCGATCACAAGACGGTTTCTGAAAGCTATTTGTATCAATTTTCTGAATTTTTAGCGATGACACGTTTTAACGTTGATCCATCGAATGTCGATGCACAAAACGAGCTCTTTTTGCAGCAAGCTGATCCTAAGGATTTTGGCGTACTTAAAAAAGAACTTATCGCCACCGCTCAAAAAATTAAACGTGAGCATTTAAGTATCGCGTTATTTGTTAACCAAATCCATGTGGATCAAAAGCATTTGAAAGTGCTGATTGATGGCACATTGATGAG is a genomic window of Candidatus Dependentiae bacterium containing:
- the traL gene encoding type IV conjugative transfer system protein TraL, which translates into the protein MDKYYIPKHLDAPVKILFFTLDEFILSVVPCLFFIFIGMPLLGIIFFVGALIGIKKLKGEQGLSYLKALAYWHLPAFTVFYVTPPSNQRFYLG
- the traE gene encoding type IV conjugative transfer system protein TraE, whose amino-acid sequence is MKKRIADTLRQKLLQERNLATFFGIGGLLFAFIELLIILKICTHQTVVVTPPVVNESFWVDHKTVSESYLYQFSEFLAMTRFNVDPSNVDAQNELFLQQADPKDFGVLKKELIATAQKIKREHLSIALFVNQIHVDQKHLKVLIDGTLMSMVGGDATPEQPIHLLLQYRFVNGRLYLSSMNEVIPHA